The following are from one region of the Geoalkalibacter subterraneus genome:
- a CDS encoding cell division protein FtsQ/DivIB — translation MRDFKATDNPRLKRNKTKPNKVKRKRQPRDWRRLLQRALRVAVAAVSVTFIVGGAVVAARMLAASDFMRVARVQVENTQRTSEEEIAALSDIKIGDRIFELDLEMIAARIEENPWVRQARVDRIFPQDVRIRVAEREPRAIVNLGYLYYVDEGGEVFKMLDGRDCLDYPVITGMERDELVDNPRQAQDRLRRAISLLGELEQRRHFNIEAVSEIHLDARRGIALYTYRSAVPVHLGEGDYAAKLDRLERIYKELEPRLAVLEYIDLQVPDRVIVRRDAGTANVGG, via the coding sequence ATGCGTGATTTCAAAGCCACTGACAACCCGCGCCTTAAGCGTAACAAGACCAAGCCCAACAAGGTCAAGCGCAAGCGGCAGCCCCGAGACTGGCGCAGATTGCTGCAGCGGGCTTTACGGGTTGCGGTCGCGGCTGTTAGTGTCACTTTTATTGTCGGCGGCGCGGTGGTTGCCGCCCGCATGCTGGCCGCTTCTGATTTCATGCGGGTCGCCCGTGTCCAGGTTGAAAACACGCAACGGACCAGTGAGGAGGAGATAGCCGCCCTTTCGGATATCAAGATTGGCGACAGGATCTTTGAGCTGGATCTGGAGATGATCGCTGCACGCATCGAGGAAAACCCCTGGGTGCGGCAGGCGCGGGTCGACCGGATCTTTCCCCAGGATGTGCGCATCCGCGTTGCCGAGCGCGAGCCGCGGGCAATCGTCAACCTGGGTTACCTCTATTATGTGGACGAGGGGGGCGAGGTCTTTAAAATGCTGGACGGGCGCGACTGCCTCGACTATCCCGTCATTACCGGCATGGAGCGTGATGAGCTGGTCGACAACCCCCGGCAGGCGCAGGATCGGCTGCGTCGGGCGATATCGCTGCTGGGGGAGTTGGAACAAAGGCGGCATTTCAATATCGAAGCGGTGTCGGAAATCCATCTGGATGCCCGCCGGGGAATCGCGCTTTACACCTATCGCAGCGCCGTCCCGGTTCATCTGGGCGAAGGGGATTACGCTGCAAAGCTGGACCGGCTCGAACGTATCTACAAGGAATTGGAACCGCGTCTGGCGGTGCTTGAATATATCGACCTGCAGGTGCCCGACCGGGTTATTGTTCGCAGGGATGCAGGCACGGCAAACGTCGGCGGCTGA
- a CDS encoding D-alanine--D-alanine ligase: protein MMRAELKSKQIAVLMGGWSGEREVSLRTGKAVLKALQGSGYQACGIDVGRDLPQQLHDAGADVAFVALHGRFGEDGTVQGLLEMMGVPYTGCGVLSSSLTMDKIATKKILVYHDVPTPDFKVVRRGDDLEPLMTQCTDFPLVVKPCREGSTLGVTIAHDRESLHKGLQDALKFDTRVLVEEYIPGREVTVSVLDGEALPIIEVVPRGGFYDFNAKYVAGSTEYLLPAPLEPALYRRIAHAAVTACDALECRGAVRADFRVRENDFYCLEVNAIPGMTETSLLPKAAAEAGIAFDELVQRILEGAALDK from the coding sequence ATGATGCGAGCGGAATTGAAATCCAAACAGATCGCCGTCCTTATGGGCGGCTGGTCCGGTGAGCGGGAAGTCTCCCTGCGCACGGGAAAGGCCGTGCTCAAGGCTTTGCAGGGCAGCGGTTATCAGGCCTGCGGCATCGATGTCGGGCGTGATCTCCCCCAACAGCTTCACGACGCAGGGGCGGACGTGGCCTTTGTCGCTCTACACGGTCGATTCGGTGAGGACGGGACCGTTCAGGGGCTGCTGGAGATGATGGGGGTTCCCTATACCGGTTGCGGTGTCTTGTCCAGCAGCCTGACCATGGACAAAATCGCCACCAAGAAAATCCTCGTCTATCATGATGTGCCGACGCCGGATTTCAAAGTTGTCCGCAGGGGCGATGATCTGGAGCCGTTGATGACCCAATGCACTGATTTTCCCCTGGTGGTGAAGCCCTGCAGGGAGGGATCGACGCTGGGAGTGACCATCGCCCATGACCGGGAATCCCTGCACAAGGGGCTGCAGGATGCGCTTAAATTTGATACGCGGGTACTGGTGGAAGAATACATTCCTGGGCGGGAAGTGACGGTCAGCGTTCTTGACGGAGAAGCTCTGCCGATCATCGAGGTTGTCCCTCGCGGCGGTTTTTACGATTTCAATGCCAAATACGTCGCCGGCTCCACAGAGTATCTGCTGCCTGCGCCGCTGGAACCGGCCCTCTACCGGCGTATTGCACATGCGGCAGTCACTGCATGCGACGCACTGGAGTGTCGCGGCGCGGTGCGGGCCGATTTTCGGGTCAGGGAAAACGATTTTTATTGCCTTGAAGTCAACGCGATCCCCGGAATGACGGAGACCAGCCTGCTTCCTAAGGCCGCGGCCGAGGCAGGGATTGCATTCGATGAGTTGGTACAGCGTATTCTTGAAGGAGCGGCGCTCGATAAATAA
- the murC gene encoding UDP-N-acetylmuramate--L-alanine ligase, whose product MYGKIRKIHFVGIGGIGMSGIAEVLLNLGYQVSGSDLQESETTLRLANLGGEIAIGHRPENVIGVDVVVTSTAVKESNPEVSEAHKRLIPVIPRAEMLAELMRMKYGIAVAGTHGKTTTTSMVATLLYHGGIDPTSVIGGRLDSLGSNAKLGQGKFLVAEADESDGSFMLLSPTIAVVTNIDEDHLDFYSDIEEIKDTFVDFINKVPFYGLAVLCLDDPEVQAIIPRVKKRFITYGLAGQADLSADKIRHEGDRTYFTVCYQGETLGEISFRMPGRHNVLNALAALAVAVELGVPFEVLVEGFRDFGGVQRRFQIKYTDDQLMVVDDYGHHPVEIKATLAAARSGWNRRIVAVFQPHRYSRTEALFDEFVTAFYQADEVIVTDIYAAGEEPIEGVNSAALVESLRTHGHKKASYVADRHAIASCLLPRLSDGDMVITLGAGNVWQAGEDLIRLWRERRA is encoded by the coding sequence ATGTACGGGAAAATCCGTAAAATTCATTTTGTCGGCATCGGCGGCATCGGCATGAGCGGCATTGCCGAGGTCCTGCTCAACCTCGGCTACCAGGTGTCCGGCTCCGATCTGCAGGAGAGCGAGACGACGCTGCGTCTGGCCAATCTGGGTGGAGAGATTGCCATCGGCCATCGGCCGGAGAATGTAATCGGCGTCGACGTGGTGGTGACCTCCACTGCGGTCAAGGAATCCAACCCCGAGGTGTCCGAGGCGCACAAGCGCTTGATCCCCGTGATCCCGCGCGCCGAAATGCTGGCTGAATTGATGCGCATGAAATACGGCATCGCGGTGGCTGGAACCCATGGTAAAACAACCACAACCAGCATGGTGGCGACCCTTTTGTACCATGGCGGCATCGATCCGACCTCGGTCATCGGCGGACGCCTCGATTCCCTCGGTTCCAATGCCAAGCTTGGGCAGGGCAAGTTCCTGGTGGCGGAGGCGGACGAGTCGGACGGATCCTTCATGCTGCTCTCGCCCACGATCGCGGTGGTCACCAACATCGATGAAGACCATCTCGATTTTTACAGCGATATCGAGGAAATCAAGGATACTTTCGTTGATTTTATCAACAAGGTGCCCTTTTACGGACTGGCGGTTCTCTGTCTGGACGACCCGGAGGTACAGGCGATCATTCCCAGGGTCAAGAAGCGTTTCATCACCTATGGCCTGGCGGGACAGGCGGATCTGAGCGCCGACAAGATCCGGCACGAGGGTGATCGGACCTATTTCACGGTCTGTTATCAGGGTGAAACGTTGGGCGAGATCTCGTTCCGTATGCCCGGTCGTCACAATGTGCTCAACGCGCTTGCCGCTCTGGCGGTTGCCGTGGAACTCGGCGTGCCGTTCGAGGTGCTCGTTGAGGGGTTCAGGGATTTCGGCGGGGTCCAGCGCCGCTTCCAGATCAAGTACACGGACGATCAGCTGATGGTCGTCGACGATTACGGGCATCATCCGGTGGAGATCAAGGCCACCCTGGCGGCCGCCCGCTCCGGTTGGAACAGGCGGATTGTGGCGGTTTTTCAGCCCCATCGCTATTCGCGTACCGAAGCCCTGTTCGATGAATTCGTCACGGCATTCTACCAGGCGGATGAAGTGATCGTCACAGACATCTACGCCGCCGGAGAGGAGCCGATTGAAGGGGTCAACAGTGCGGCACTGGTTGAGAGTTTGAGGACGCATGGACATAAAAAAGCCTCGTATGTAGCCGATCGCCATGCCATTGCCTCCTGCCTGCTGCCGCGATTGAGTGACGGTGATATGGTGATCACCCTGGGGGCCGGCAATGTCTGGCAGGCCGGTGAGGATCTGATCCGCCTGTGGCGGGAACGAAGGGCCTGA
- the murG gene encoding undecaprenyldiphospho-muramoylpentapeptide beta-N-acetylglucosaminyltransferase produces the protein MKMLLAGGGTGGHLFPAVALAEQLLREQPEAEVLFVGTRQGIESRILPRLGFPLRTIDISGFVGKGLGAKLALLPRLIRSLAQSRAVVREFNPDVVVGVGGYAAGPVLAAARLLRYPALIHEQNARPGLTNRILAPWVDRVCLSFEDTAEAFKRVPTVVTGNPVRTALVHSHALGDGMPTLLIFGGSRGARAINDAVLDTLPELESMRGRIRLLHQTGDEDLERVRAGYRAVGWDDGGVVSFIEDMAAAYREAHLILCRAGATTLAELTACGRAAILVPYPYAAGDHQTDNARALAERGAALLLPQSELTPQRLGQLLRELLPDRELLTSMARSAHALGRRDAAEVLLQQCRQVARKK, from the coding sequence ATGAAAATGCTTTTAGCCGGTGGCGGAACAGGCGGTCATCTCTTCCCGGCGGTTGCTTTGGCGGAGCAGCTTCTGCGCGAACAGCCCGAAGCAGAAGTGCTTTTTGTCGGCACGCGCCAGGGAATCGAGAGCAGAATTCTGCCAAGGTTAGGTTTTCCACTGCGCACCATTGATATCTCCGGCTTTGTCGGCAAGGGTCTGGGGGCAAAGCTTGCCCTGCTGCCAAGACTGATCCGAAGTCTTGCTCAATCCCGCGCCGTAGTGCGGGAATTTAATCCGGATGTGGTGGTGGGAGTGGGTGGCTATGCCGCCGGCCCGGTGCTTGCTGCCGCCCGTCTGCTGCGGTACCCTGCCTTGATTCACGAACAGAACGCGCGTCCCGGGCTGACCAACCGCATCCTGGCGCCCTGGGTCGACCGCGTCTGCCTGTCCTTTGAGGATACGGCCGAGGCCTTCAAGCGAGTGCCGACGGTCGTGACAGGGAACCCGGTGCGCACGGCTCTTGTTCATTCCCATGCCCTCGGCGACGGGATGCCGACACTGCTGATCTTTGGGGGATCGCGGGGCGCTCGCGCCATTAACGACGCCGTACTTGACACTTTGCCGGAACTGGAAAGCATGCGCGGCAGGATCCGCCTTCTGCATCAGACCGGAGATGAGGATCTTGAGAGGGTGCGCGCCGGTTATCGCGCGGTCGGGTGGGACGATGGAGGCGTCGTTTCTTTTATCGAAGACATGGCTGCAGCCTATCGCGAAGCTCACCTTATCCTGTGCCGCGCCGGGGCGACGACCCTGGCCGAGCTGACCGCCTGCGGACGTGCGGCCATCCTGGTGCCCTATCCCTACGCCGCCGGGGATCATCAGACCGATAACGCGCGGGCGTTGGCCGAACGGGGTGCGGCGCTTCTGTTGCCGCAGAGCGAGCTGACACCGCAGCGGCTCGGGCAGTTGCTGCGTGAGCTTCTTCCCGACCGGGAGCTGCTGACATCGATGGCCCGGTCGGCCCATGCCCTGGGGCGGCGCGATGCGGCGGAGGTTCTTTTGCAGCAGTGCCGCCAGGTCGCGCGAAAAAAATGA
- the ftsW gene encoding putative lipid II flippase FtsW, with the protein MMVRREYDTTILLLAVVLTCLGVVMVYSASAIMASQRFSDGFYFLKRQGIFAVAGFLVMAACMRIDYHFWRRLTVPAMLSAAVLLALVLIPGVGTQVGGASRWLRLPGFSLQPAEVAKIAMVLYLAHSLTRKKDKVKSFKLGFLPYMVVLGVVLGLLLGQPDLGSAMVIAGVAMAMLMVAGARLSYLISVGLLALPVLYVAIMQVDYRRRRIMAFLDPWEDPYNTGFQIIQSWTAFGMGGTFGQGLGEGRQKLFYLPEAHTDFILSVIGEELGFAGIIIIAAMFLVFCLRGLRAAVQHQDDYGRHLAFGLTFLIGMEAFVNMGVVMGLLPTKGLALPFLSYGGTSLLTTLFAVGILLNITSRNREGSP; encoded by the coding sequence ATGATGGTGCGGCGTGAATATGATACGACGATTCTGCTGCTGGCAGTGGTTCTGACTTGCCTGGGCGTCGTCATGGTCTATTCCGCCTCGGCTATCATGGCCTCGCAGCGTTTCAGCGACGGATTTTACTTTCTGAAGCGCCAGGGGATTTTTGCGGTTGCCGGTTTCCTGGTGATGGCCGCCTGCATGCGCATCGACTATCACTTCTGGCGTCGCCTGACGGTACCGGCGATGCTGTCGGCCGCGGTGCTGCTGGCTTTGGTTTTGATCCCGGGCGTCGGCACTCAGGTCGGTGGCGCTTCACGCTGGTTGCGGCTGCCCGGTTTTTCACTGCAGCCGGCTGAGGTCGCGAAAATCGCCATGGTGCTTTACCTGGCGCATTCGTTGACGCGCAAGAAGGATAAGGTCAAAAGTTTCAAGCTCGGCTTTCTGCCCTATATGGTGGTATTGGGTGTGGTGCTTGGGCTGCTGCTCGGACAGCCGGATCTGGGCAGCGCCATGGTCATTGCCGGTGTGGCGATGGCGATGCTGATGGTGGCCGGCGCCCGTTTGAGCTACCTGATCTCGGTCGGGCTTCTGGCCCTTCCGGTGCTCTATGTCGCTATCATGCAGGTCGACTACCGGCGCCGCCGGATTATGGCGTTTCTCGATCCATGGGAAGATCCCTACAATACGGGATTTCAGATTATCCAGAGCTGGACGGCTTTCGGCATGGGCGGTACTTTTGGACAGGGTCTGGGCGAAGGGCGGCAGAAACTCTTCTATCTGCCTGAAGCACATACCGATTTTATCCTGTCGGTCATCGGCGAGGAGCTTGGGTTTGCCGGCATCATAATTATCGCCGCCATGTTCCTGGTTTTCTGCCTGCGTGGATTGCGGGCCGCGGTGCAGCATCAGGATGATTACGGCCGACATCTGGCCTTCGGACTGACGTTTCTGATCGGCATGGAAGCCTTTGTCAATATGGGAGTGGTCATGGGACTGCTGCCCACCAAGGGGCTGGCGCTGCCTTTCCTCTCCTATGGAGGGACCAGCCTGTTGACAACCCTGTTTGCCGTCGGAATTCTGCTCAACATCACCAGCCGGAATCGGGAGGGGAGCCCATGA
- the murD gene encoding UDP-N-acetylmuramoyl-L-alanine--D-glutamate ligase translates to MKQFGGKNVLIVGGGKTGLALLGFFLRQGARVTLSDRRDETRIPQVEIMRRAGVTLDLGGHDPAKFKNADLIVVSPGVSLTQPAISAAIEAGVPVWGEIEVAARVLNAPLVAITGTNGKSTVTTLIGRIFEKCGSKTFVGGNLGQPLIEAEREHDWDWIIAEISSFQLEAVQTFRPRHALLLNISEDHLDRYDAMEDYMAAKARIFAAQTENDWAILNSEDSLVQKIAHQGRARRIQFSSRQVLEEGMGFDGRDIVWRHDGSEKRFPAAELKLAGIHNIENVMAALIPPLLEGCPAETAWEAVCRFTGLPHRMTHVRTLDGVSWYDDSKATNVGSVVKSLEGPAAPIILIAGGKDKGGDYGPLRDLVAGKVACLILIGEAAARMEQDLAGTTRIERAADLAEAVQTAHRLATAGTTVLLSPACSSFDMFRDFEDRGDQFASLVRQLPEPQRRDIG, encoded by the coding sequence GTGAAGCAATTCGGGGGAAAAAATGTCCTGATCGTGGGGGGGGGCAAAACGGGGCTGGCGCTGCTGGGGTTTTTCCTGCGCCAGGGAGCCCGTGTGACCCTCTCCGACCGCAGGGACGAGACCCGCATCCCCCAGGTGGAGATCATGCGGCGGGCCGGAGTGACCCTCGATCTTGGGGGACATGACCCGGCCAAATTCAAAAATGCCGACCTGATCGTGGTCAGCCCCGGCGTGTCGCTGACCCAGCCCGCTATATCCGCCGCGATTGAGGCGGGAGTGCCGGTATGGGGAGAAATAGAGGTTGCAGCCCGTGTTCTTAATGCGCCCCTGGTGGCAATCACGGGAACCAACGGCAAGTCGACGGTCACCACCCTGATCGGCAGGATTTTCGAAAAGTGCGGCTCCAAGACATTTGTCGGCGGGAATCTGGGCCAGCCCCTGATCGAAGCTGAACGTGAACACGACTGGGACTGGATCATCGCTGAAATTTCAAGTTTTCAGCTCGAAGCCGTACAGACTTTTCGTCCCCGTCATGCTCTGCTGCTCAATATCAGCGAGGATCATCTGGATCGCTATGACGCCATGGAAGATTACATGGCGGCCAAGGCCCGGATATTCGCGGCGCAGACGGAAAACGACTGGGCGATCCTCAACTCTGAAGACTCTCTGGTCCAGAAGATTGCCCACCAGGGGCGTGCGCGCCGGATCCAGTTTTCTTCCCGGCAGGTGCTTGAGGAAGGCATGGGATTTGACGGACGCGACATCGTCTGGCGCCATGACGGGAGCGAGAAACGCTTTCCCGCAGCAGAGTTGAAGCTGGCTGGAATCCACAACATTGAAAATGTCATGGCCGCCCTGATCCCGCCACTGCTTGAAGGCTGCCCCGCTGAAACTGCGTGGGAGGCCGTCTGCAGGTTTACAGGCCTGCCGCACCGCATGACCCACGTGCGCACTCTCGACGGCGTAAGCTGGTATGACGACTCAAAGGCGACCAATGTCGGCAGTGTCGTCAAAAGCCTGGAGGGGCCGGCGGCTCCGATCATACTCATTGCCGGCGGCAAGGATAAAGGGGGCGACTATGGACCCTTGCGGGACCTGGTGGCTGGGAAAGTTGCCTGCCTGATTCTGATCGGTGAAGCTGCTGCGCGCATGGAGCAGGACCTTGCGGGAACGACGCGCATTGAGCGCGCCGCCGATCTGGCCGAGGCCGTGCAAACAGCCCATCGCCTTGCTACCGCAGGGACGACTGTGTTGCTGTCGCCCGCTTGTTCAAGCTTTGATATGTTTCGTGATTTTGAGGACCGGGGCGATCAATTCGCTTCTCTGGTGCGGCAGTTGCCGGAACCTCAACGAAGGGATATCGGTTGA
- the mraY gene encoding phospho-N-acetylmuramoyl-pentapeptide-transferase translates to MLYHLLYPLHTEYSAFYVFRFITFRTIYATITALVISFIIGPWLINKLSALQIGQSIRKVGPESHFKKEGTPTMGGTLILCAIVLPTLLWADLTNFYVWVTLLVTVGFGVVGFTDDLLKVKRRSSDGLSARQKMFWLLLISLAAGTMLYFHPDFQTTLGVPFFKNVRPDLGWFYIPFVLLVVVGSGNAVNLTDGLDGLAIGPVIIASATYLLFAYLAGNARLSAYLQINSVPGAGELAILCGAMVGAGLGFLWFNSYPAQVFMGDVGSLALGGALGTIAVVTKQEIVLVIVGGIFVMEALSVIFQVTSFRLYGKRIFKMAPLHHHFELKGWPEPKIIVRFWIIAIILALVGLSTLKLR, encoded by the coding sequence ATGCTTTATCATCTTCTTTATCCGCTTCATACGGAATACAGTGCGTTCTACGTGTTTCGCTTCATCACGTTCCGCACCATCTATGCCACTATCACGGCATTGGTGATCTCCTTTATTATCGGTCCCTGGCTGATCAACAAGCTCTCCGCTCTGCAGATCGGCCAATCGATCCGCAAAGTCGGACCCGAGTCCCATTTTAAAAAGGAGGGCACCCCCACCATGGGGGGAACCCTGATTCTGTGCGCCATCGTGCTGCCGACCCTGCTGTGGGCCGATCTGACCAATTTTTATGTCTGGGTCACCCTGCTGGTGACGGTCGGTTTCGGCGTCGTCGGCTTTACCGACGATCTGCTCAAGGTCAAGCGCCGCAGCAGCGACGGTCTGTCGGCCCGGCAGAAAATGTTCTGGCTCCTGCTTATTTCGCTGGCGGCAGGAACCATGCTCTATTTTCACCCGGATTTTCAAACGACCCTGGGGGTGCCGTTCTTTAAAAATGTACGGCCGGACCTGGGGTGGTTCTATATCCCTTTTGTGCTGCTGGTGGTGGTCGGGTCCGGAAACGCGGTCAACCTGACGGATGGGCTGGATGGCTTGGCAATCGGCCCTGTCATCATCGCCTCCGCCACTTATCTGCTGTTCGCCTACCTGGCCGGCAACGCGCGTCTTTCGGCATATCTGCAGATCAACAGCGTGCCGGGGGCCGGGGAACTCGCCATCCTCTGCGGCGCAATGGTGGGCGCCGGGCTTGGATTCCTCTGGTTCAACAGTTACCCGGCCCAGGTATTCATGGGCGATGTGGGTAGCCTGGCTCTTGGCGGGGCCCTGGGGACGATCGCCGTGGTGACCAAGCAGGAGATCGTACTGGTCATCGTTGGCGGCATCTTCGTGATGGAAGCCCTGTCGGTCATTTTCCAGGTGACTTCCTTCCGGTTGTACGGCAAGCGGATTTTCAAGATGGCGCCCCTGCACCATCATTTTGAACTTAAGGGATGGCCTGAGCCCAAGATCATCGTCAGGTTCTGGATTATCGCCATTATCCTTGCCCTGGTCGGGCTTTCGACACTGAAGTTGAGGTAG
- a CDS encoding UDP-N-acetylmuramoyl-tripeptide--D-alanyl-D-alanine ligase, with amino-acid sequence MKIDLTEVARVTGGTLIPADAQGMIEGVSTDSRSIAEGQLFVPLRGENFDGHDFLLQAARRGAAACVSEEVVAGFPAPVVQVSDALKALGDLASAWRERLRGPMVAVTGSSGKTTTKEMLASILKETGDGLKTEGNFNNLIGVPLTLFRLDPQSHEWAVVEMGMSARGEIARLVQIARPQVGVITNIGHAHLETLGGIEGVARAKGELFAALPPGGTAIVNADDFRVRSLPVANGVKRVLFGMSPDAQVRGRELRLRERDSAFRLCMGSTEVLVRLHVPGRHNVFNALAAAASAAALGVDPGTIARGLARYRPVSGRFNLSSLPGGALLIDDSYNANPLSVKAALTTLSEMPGAGRRIAVLGDMLELGSDAARLHREIGAEAARCCDVLLVMGTLGEETAAGARAAGMPANRIWTANDHREAAERLRNVLARGDRLLVKGSRGMKMEKICALLRERQDFRLAVVI; translated from the coding sequence ATGAAAATCGATTTGACCGAAGTGGCCCGCGTCACTGGTGGAACATTGATCCCAGCCGATGCCCAGGGGATGATCGAAGGGGTTTCGACGGACAGCCGCTCCATTGCCGAGGGGCAATTGTTTGTTCCCCTGCGGGGCGAGAATTTCGACGGCCACGACTTTCTGCTCCAGGCGGCAAGGCGCGGGGCGGCGGCCTGTGTGTCAGAAGAGGTCGTTGCGGGGTTTCCGGCACCCGTGGTTCAGGTGAGCGATGCCTTGAAAGCTCTCGGCGATCTGGCTTCGGCCTGGCGTGAGCGCCTGCGTGGCCCTATGGTGGCGGTCACCGGCTCATCGGGGAAGACAACGACCAAGGAGATGCTCGCCTCCATTTTAAAGGAAACGGGAGACGGGCTAAAAACCGAAGGCAATTTCAACAACCTGATCGGGGTGCCCCTGACCCTGTTTCGGCTTGACCCCCAGAGCCATGAATGGGCGGTGGTGGAAATGGGCATGAGCGCCCGGGGAGAGATTGCAAGGCTGGTGCAGATTGCCCGCCCCCAGGTTGGCGTAATCACCAATATCGGTCACGCCCACCTTGAAACCCTGGGAGGGATCGAAGGGGTGGCCCGGGCCAAAGGGGAGCTTTTTGCTGCACTTCCGCCGGGAGGCACGGCCATCGTCAATGCCGATGATTTCCGAGTGCGGTCGCTGCCGGTGGCCAATGGCGTAAAGCGTGTGCTGTTCGGGATGAGCCCTGATGCCCAGGTGCGCGGGCGGGAGCTGAGGCTGCGGGAACGTGATTCGGCCTTCCGGCTGTGCATGGGCAGCACCGAGGTGCTGGTGCGCCTGCATGTGCCGGGACGTCACAATGTATTCAATGCGCTGGCGGCCGCTGCTTCAGCCGCAGCGCTTGGGGTCGATCCCGGAACGATCGCGCGCGGGCTTGCACGCTACCGTCCGGTCTCCGGCCGCTTCAATTTGAGTTCCTTGCCGGGGGGGGCACTGCTTATTGACGACAGCTATAATGCCAATCCCCTGTCGGTCAAAGCCGCGCTGACGACCCTGTCCGAGATGCCAGGCGCCGGCCGTCGCATCGCGGTGCTCGGCGATATGCTTGAGCTTGGTTCTGATGCCGCGCGCCTGCACCGCGAAATCGGCGCTGAAGCGGCGCGCTGCTGTGATGTGCTGCTGGTGATGGGAACCCTGGGGGAGGAAACTGCCGCCGGGGCGCGTGCCGCAGGCATGCCCGCCAACCGGATCTGGACTGCCAACGACCACCGGGAGGCGGCCGAGCGCCTGCGTAATGTGCTGGCCCGAGGTGACCGACTGCTGGTCAAGGGTTCGCGTGGCATGAAAATGGAAAAAATTTGTGCTTTGCTGCGGGAACGTCAGGATTTCCGGCTGGCAGTGGTCATCTAA